DNA sequence from the Cucumis melo cultivar AY chromosome 6, USDA_Cmelo_AY_1.0, whole genome shotgun sequence genome:
CAAGTTCAAACTTCAGTTTACTGCCCATTCTTCTACTTTGTACATGGGAAACCCCCTTAATCACCTATATACCAGAATAGTAGCAAGTCTTAGATgaagaatataaatattaaccaaaaccttttagtttaatgacaaaagaaataaataatacaatgaTACAATATGTTTCCTATGTTAAAACCAACATTCCTTAGGAGTTTGCATCTTTTGAACAACCTACATTCAcaaaaataatactaaaaaaccaaacaaaatgcTCACTCAATGCATAAGAAAAAGAGACTTTTACgagacatttcatcaaacatcTTATGAGCATAAACTAATAACTCAAGAATGCATCTTCCTCATCTTTTCACATAGCGCAAGGTGAAATCTAAATTCCACTAGCAACAATAAACAAAATTCCGAATCAGATCATCGATGCAAACAAACatattcaattttcaaaaacaaaatacaaaagaaaatgaCCCTAGTCAAACGTGTCCCAAAGTCATAAAAAGCATACTCAAAGTTCTATGTTCACAAGCAACTATCCACTTGTTTAGTTAGAGTATTaagaaatgaaataagaaaTGAAATATAATGTATACATAGAATTCTTCAAAAAGTATTCCAAGAGCCTATTACACACACAAATGTATGTCAAAGGAAAGCATTTTAAAATACCTTCAAATTATAAgacatcaatttttttaaatccaTGTTGAACTGTTATATATAAAGAATCCTACTTATTTCTTACTGTACCCCCCAACCAACTTATTTCTTACTGTACCCCCCAACCAACAATTGgaatctaataaaaaaaatttgaagttCTAGAACTGTTTAATTTAAGTAAcaaatcattattttttttgtcaACTCATCCATCATTCAATTGTTTTCTAGTTTTCTAGTGTCTTTTGTACATACCACATATAATATTTTCTTACACTTTAGAAGAAAGAAAGTCAAGAGATACCCActtggtgaaaaaaaaaagaaaaaaaaaaaaagaactgaaTTCGATCAATGAAAATTATTCAAACACTTACAAAGGAATgaagtaaaattttagaaaacaaatttAGTCGTAAATCAAAGAGTATAGTTTAGAACTCCTATCTATATCGACTACATTTCTTAAGCTAAACACCTAAGAAATCATGGAGTTCATAGATCAAACAACTATTCATATATATACAGTCAAATAATCCAACCGTTTTTGTGTTTGAAGATGATCAAAAACTCATGGATATGTTCGGAGAATTACGATTAtcatgaaaattaataaaaaataattaatctaAATATTGAATTTAGTAGTAGAACCTATTGAGCGGCTTAGAATGGAGGTAATGCTTTGCTCACGGTGTTGAGATTTGCCCAGAATCCGACGAGGTCTTGCCGGTATGGAAGGTACGAACGTCTCCTATCTCCTTCCTTCAACATTCTGTTCCTCATGAAAAACAATTCATGCGCCGATGATGCTTTTTCCAATAGGAAAGTTGGAAAAACAATCGTAAAACGTTGGAAAAACGTTCGTAAAACAATCCATACGAACGTCTCCAATAGGAAAGCTCAGCAGTTGCGTTCAGTTCCATAAAAgaataaacctaaaagaaagCTCAGCAATTTCCAGAGTTAAGGgaacatatgtatatattaaaccTAAAAGGATAAAACCACACTCAAGTGCTTTAACATAAAAGAAAATCCCTAACCTCGGATGAAACTATGTTCTCCAATTTTGTACGGAAGAAAAAAAGGGATTGAAGTATTGAAAATGAGATTTCACAGCAAGAACGAGAAGAAAGAACATCGATGAAGTCGTGAAAGAGTGGGAAAAGCTTTTTAGCAGCTAGTGGTCGACGAAAGGGCTAGGAACGGTGGTAGCGAGGGCTGGGCACGAACGCGCAAACGTGAGGAATGAGGACTGTGAACAGACAACGAACGAGCACAATAGTAACAGACGTGGCGATGGCTGGACACAAGGGACGACGATTGTGTGCGCGGTGACTATTCGTCGGAGAAGAGGTTGAAAATGAGATTGAGAAGAGATGGAAGAAATTGATAAGGAGAGGGAAGAAATCGTGTGGCGAGGGATCGTGAGAAataaaagagtaaagtaagagagaaggtatttaagttttttaaaaataaaaaaaaattaactatacctttaatgtcggttttaaaccgacattaaagctctctctttaatgtcggttttaaaccgacattaaacatccgcatttcaaaaagcgacattaaagctccattttcattttttccaaccgacattaaagggcatatttcttctagtgaatgaaattaacaattaaaaaagaaagtacTAAAAGGATCATAATATGTGGAAGAATCTTCAAGGGACTCCAATAAAAAAACCAATTCATATAACAAAGCAAAGTTAAATATTTGTAGTATTTAGAAGTGGCcaaaccaaaaccaaagcaaagGCTCTCGAACTTAATTTATCTAACATTTTATGTGTTTTAGTAGTTCGATCTCAAAAAACAAACCTCGGTAATATACTAATTATGTGTTTGGATTATCTtttcaaatgtttaatttaaaaaataaattatttaaaaaaaatagaatgtttAAAAGCTACTCAACTTAgtattttaaaaacatttttctctTAAATCCAAATTCAACCTCTCTCTATCCTAATTTGGCAATTGTTGGCAATCATACCCAACAGTAAAACTCAAGGGATTTGATCATGTCTAACCAAACATCAAATCTTGATATTTGGAACGAAGGTTATTCGTTACGTTCAAAAATCAAGTAAACCTTAAAAAACTTtgtcaaaattagtcaaattCAACACGAAATCACATTAAAACACacaaaacttaaaagaaaaaaagaaaaaacatctTTTATATAATAACGGGTGACAGTGTCACAACATTAGCCTGTATCTTCAGGCATCATCTAAAACATCGTATGaatatttcttttcaatttttttcttccttcGTTCTATGCTTCAATCCCTGAAATAGGCTTCTAAAATGCTCTAATTCAAATCTGATCCACCCTTACTAATGCTCCAAAATACATCTTATGATAGATTTCTTGCAAAGAAACCATTTAATTAAACACACAAAGCATTCTTATAAAGCACAATTTATATTGGGACTAAGGATAGCTCTTTTATGGAGCTATTAATTCGTCAACCAACAAGTACTACTAAATCACTTAAAACTCAATCAATAATGCATTACTATAAAATTCAATATTCAATAAGAATCAAGCAATATATATTTCCTAAAATTAACTCAATCACAAATTAACACAAGGTATATAAAAGAAAATCCTTCAACTAAAAAAACATTCATAATTTTAAATAGGTAAAATCTTTAATTGACTCAAAAAGCATACGAATGAATGAAAATAAGTTTAGTATCCTATCCTCAAATTAACAcaccttttcttcttttagatGAAATcgatattaattaattagggaGGAAAGTATATTGGAGGAGTTTGCACTCAAGATGTGTGGACCAACTTactttaatattatattaaatcaTTGATcgattaaaaaaagtaaaaaacaacaggtaaaagtaaatttaatatCATGTCATATAATAACGTACCTGTATTAGAAAGTGTGTACAAGATACtgaatttaaaaggaaaaaagaaaaagtaaactATGTATCATTATGTACTCAAAATTTGAATCCTAGTTATGAATTACCAACGAAAGTTTTTACTCCCATGTTAACGAATTTTGAAAGGCAATTTCGTATGGAAGTTAAATGAAATGCATGGAAAGGATGACCAAATAACACTCCTAGCAAATACTCAAGGGGACAATGTTGTAAGGGAGCAATGTTGACTTCATATAGCCTAATAATAGCTAGTTGTCCAAGTGAAAAGTTTGTCGTTTTAACCAAAAAAATTATCATTGTActccaaattttaatttgagcTTAAACTTAAATTTATGAGTTTTGATTAAGGGGACATttgtaaaaatagaaaaaaaaaatgataataggaCTCATGTCACTAccttttctaaattgcaaaaacaGCAAATTTAAAACCGAACAACTCTTTGATAGCCTTACAATAGATGATAGTTTTTTAATAGTCgtctgatatatctaattatttgtcatgcttatcatatttgcaatatgcaaaaaagaaaagttatgagcttttttttttttctttttgtcatctgatgcaatttttcttcatttaaaggTTTGACTCGAGCTAAACAACCTAATCTTCCGAGAAGATAGTAAGATTTCAAATTAGAAAATATCATCATAATGGTTGACTTTTTTTACTCCAAAGATAAACTCTCTTGTAATTACGATATTTCAATTACTATCTCTCCAAATTAGAAGGTTTTTCTTTTGTAGATAGCTTATgcttttgatatttttctttttaagaaaagacattgatttgaaattttgaCCAAGAAAATAATTGATTGAAGTGCATCTTGTAGCATGTCATGAAAAGGCTCCATATGGCTTATAAGTTTGGTTTGGTTATCTAataatacacacacacacatatttgtatatatacaattttctttaaagaaagaagagaagaaaaaggtaATATTACCAAATTCAACGCATagaataatattaaaattgatGAGTTGGCTTCATACACTCCATCATACCCTAATCCTGTCCTTTAGGGATAAATGATTGAAATGATAATtgagaaatgaagaaaaattctatttttacactaaaattaaaaaagaacattttgttttaatttctaTGGACCATATTTTTCTAACTTCACATGGCTTACGAATATTATTTCCTACCCTTTTTATGCTTCTACTTTTGTGAGGACATGGAGGCTATTATTTCAATCACTTCActcaaaatattaaaacattaatcataataataattatataattttgttaatttttaacATAAGTTTTGAAAGGGTCTTGTATGTCAACAACCAAAGTATCTATACCAAAAATTGCTTTGCCACCTTTTTctcaaaattgaaattttagatttttgttAGCAACTTAGACATCTATAATACAAGTCATATGTGATCATTTTGTTAAATATAGTTAACAAAATGTAAATAGCAAACACCAAAAtactatatatacatatatatattcgAATTTCATaggatttaaatttttttttttttttattgctttGAGAGTGATATAGTGTAAATCGGTGGCTCCAAGGGGCCCTTCCCTGCACAATAGACTACGGATTAATGAAAACATTAAATTGATTTGAAGTTAATTTCTATCTAAATATAAGAATAATTGTTTCATGCAAGAAATGCCCAATGTACTCATACTCGCAAATTTTATAAAGAGAAGGTTAATATgtgtaatatttttttaattaaaatagtaGTTTAGTTCTGATGGGGTCTTcgacaaagtatttacaaagtatagaacaattcaaaaaaaaaaaaaaaaattcagagacccaccgtgtaaaataccaaaattgtCGTGTCAACTACGCCGTCGACAATgcacgtgtaatatatttgcgatcgtttagatttgtctattgtttggtacacgatcgtttacatatgactacaatttattttttcaattctatcgtttaatttggttacgtttaaatttggttattacatcctttagatttgattgtttagatttgtggatgattttttttcaaaatttggtacatgatcgtttagatttgactaaacgattttttaaaattcttttgatacatgatcgtttatttttttatacgatcgtttaaatttgtctacacgatcgtttagatttggctaaacgatttttttaattcttttggcacacgatcgtttagatttgtctaccaatgatttatttttttacacgatcgtttatatttgactactccaatctaaatgatttttttaagattttttatatacacgattttttagattttgctattttttttacacgatcgtttagatttttttatccaaacttaaaagacgtaaaaaaaagaaggagaaaaagaagaaatactagaaagaaatcacagcaaaaaaaaagaagaaaaaaaacgatggaaagattaaacgatataaaaattaatcaaaaaagaagaaaggcgatgaaaatattaaacgacgtaaaaaagaatcaaaaaagaagaaaggcggttgaaagaaattgcaaaatcagaaaagaaaaatacgatggaaagaaatcgaagtgaaaaaaaaaaaaggaaaaggagaaatacgatggaaagatttaacgacgtaagaaaacaattgaaaaataagaaagatgatggaaagaaatcgcagaaagaaagaaaaggaaaggaagaaagacgatgaagaAATCAAtgagaaagacgatgaaagaaattcGATTTCATTGtgagaagagaaaagaagagaaggaaaaacctaaaatatttaaaaaaatggctaactttatgcgCTTTGTTAGACAGACAGTAAATAAGTTTGGTAGTTTGTGATATTTATGTAACCCTTTTTTTATTGATGTTTAACTTTAGTCTGTGTACTTTTAAATGTCTAATTAGTTTAGGTACTTTTCGTAAatcttaaatattatttattaacatttttactacaaatttttaaaatatatccGTATTGAATTCTCGAAcacataaaaattattattgtttatttaacAAATTTCAACAAAAAGTTTGCTTTGATatactatattttatatttatttaaagtaTAAGAATTAAAATTCAACGAACTTTAAAAATGATTAATTccaaaaagaaattttaaataatatatgttttgTGACAAATCTTTTCTAATAGAAACATTGTAGcaacataattaatttaataaaagaaGTATAGAAATCATTTTtgataactttttaaaatacatttaaaaatgagattaaataataattaattgaaaaaaaaacttaaaaacaaattttaggaaatagatttttaaattcatttttaaaaaatatattttaaaagaaaagacttttttttttccatagtTACTCCAAAACACTTCAGAATGAAAACCAATAAGTTAATAATACAAAGTCTAACTGACCAATttcgaaaataataaaaaataataataaatgaagtGACTATATTTGATCTTTCTCAATCATTTTCCACCCTATAAAAAAACCCCTTTCCTCTCTTCATTGATTGCCCAAACCACACACATATctcccatctctctctctctctctcaacacTTATTTGCATAcacaaactttaaaaaaaacaccatttttcttctttaatttcaACAGCCATGAATTCCTCCACTCACTCACAAACCAAAGCTATTCTCCAAGATGCTTGGGACTACAAAGGCCGCCCCGCCGACCGCTCCAAAACCGGTCGATGGACAGCAGCTGCCATGATTCTCGGTCTCAATTTAAACACATCCTTCCTCTTTTCATTCATATCAGATGTCTCGAAAAGTCGGttcaaaaaataaatctttttcttttttattttttatttttcaggaGGTGAGGCTGTAGAGAGGCTTACAACACTTGGAATTGCTGTGAATTTGGTGACATATATGACAGGAACTATGCATTTGGGGAATGCAGTTTCTGCTAATATTGTCACTAATTTTCTTGGCACTTCCTTTATGCTTTGTCTTCTTGGTGGTTTCATTGCTGATACATTTCTTGGCAggttctaattttttaaaaataaaaaactttttagaTTTTCTTCCTTTAAGGTTGTCTTTATTTTTGTCTCACTTTGaatatttcttttcatttttttaggTACCTCACAATTGCCATCTTTGCAGCCATCCAAGCAactgtaatttttttttttttttttataattatgtGTATATAAAACTTTTGCATTATTTAGGTGTGTGGTTTGAAAATTGGATatatcaacttttttttttttctataggGTGTTACAATCTTAACCATTTCTACCATAATCCCTTCCCTCCGCCCGCCGAGATGCACAGTGGAGTCGTCGTCACATTGTGCTCCCGCCACCGACTTTCAACTGACGATCCTCTACATCGCTCTTTACACGACCGCTCTCGGCACCGGTGGATTAAAATCCAGTGTCTCCGGTTTCGGTTCAGATCAGTTTGATGAGTCAGATAAAGAGGAGAGAGCCCAAATGTCTGCCTTCTTTAACTGGTTCTTCTTCTTTATTAGTATTGGATCGCTCGCTGCCGTGACGGTTCTTGTCTACATTCAAGATAATTTAGGGCGACAATGGGGGTACGGTATCTGTGCTTGTGCCATTGTAGCTGGATTAGTTGTATTTGTCTCCGGAACGAAAAAATATCGATTCAAGAAGTTGGTCGGTAGCCCGTTGACACAGATCGCTACGGTTATTGTTGCTGCTTGGAGGAAACGAAATATGGATTTGCCGACGGATTCGTCGTTTTTGTTCGACATTGATGACTTTGAAGATGAAAGGAGAAACGGGAAGATGAAGAAACAAAAGCTTCCTCGTTCTAAACAATTCAGGTTAGTCCTTTGAGTTccttctttttccctt
Encoded proteins:
- the LOC103490905 gene encoding protein NRT1/ PTR FAMILY 6.3-like; protein product: MNSSTHSQTKAILQDAWDYKGRPADRSKTGRWTAAAMILGGEAVERLTTLGIAVNLVTYMTGTMHLGNAVSANIVTNFLGTSFMLCLLGGFIADTFLGRYLTIAIFAAIQATGVTILTISTIIPSLRPPRCTVESSSHCAPATDFQLTILYIALYTTALGTGGLKSSVSGFGSDQFDESDKEERAQMSAFFNWFFFFISIGSLAAVTVLVYIQDNLGRQWGYGICACAIVAGLVVFVSGTKKYRFKKLVGSPLTQIATVIVAAWRKRNMDLPTDSSFLFDIDDFEDERRNGKMKKQKLPRSKQFRFLDKAAIREPEKGADITLMNKWYMSTLTDVEEVKMVIRMLPIWATNIMFWTVYAQMTTFSVSQATTMDRRIGKSFYIPAASLTVFFVGSILLTVPIYDRIIVPIARKILKNPQGLTPLQRIGVGLVMSILAMVAAALTELKRLRVATSHHLINGTTEVPLSVFWLIPQFFLVGSGEAFTYIGQLDFFLRECPKGMKTMSTGLFLSTLSLGFFLSSFLVTIVHKITGNKPWLADNLNQGKLYNFYWLLAILSTLNFGIYLVCAKWYVYKDKRLAEEGIELEESEMVCHA